In Miniphocaeibacter halophilus, the following proteins share a genomic window:
- a CDS encoding V-type ATP synthase subunit D: MAKLNVNPTRMVLSELKERLATSTRGHKLLKDKQDELMRRFIGLIRKNKELRLEVEEELSNSFKDFLLASAIMSPEFLDEAVSFPKENIDVDITTKNIMSVNIPVMKFIKTEIDDTGSIYPYGYAQTSADLDYAIEGLDKIMDKLLELAEVEKACQLMAKELEKTRRRVNALEYRTIPDLEETIKYIRSKLDENERATITRLMKVKDIIQEK, translated from the coding sequence ATGGCTAAGCTAAATGTAAATCCTACTAGAATGGTCTTATCGGAATTAAAGGAAAGACTAGCTACTTCTACTAGGGGACATAAATTATTAAAGGATAAGCAAGACGAGCTAATGAGACGTTTTATTGGCTTAATTAGAAAAAATAAGGAATTAAGACTTGAAGTTGAAGAAGAATTAAGTAATTCCTTTAAAGATTTTTTGCTTGCTTCTGCTATAATGAGTCCGGAATTTCTTGATGAAGCTGTCTCTTTTCCAAAAGAAAATATAGATGTTGATATTACTACAAAGAATATTATGAGTGTTAATATTCCTGTTATGAAATTTATTAAAACTGAAATAGATGATACAGGTAGTATTTATCCTTACGGTTATGCTCAAACTTCAGCTGATTTAGACTATGCAATAGAAGGCTTAGACAAAATTATGGATAAACTTCTAGAATTAGCAGAAGTAGAAAAAGCTTGTCAATTAATGGCAAAAGAATTAGAAAAGACAAGAAGAAGAGTAAATGCTCTAGAATATAGAACAATTCCTGATTTAGAGGAAACTATAAAATATATTCGTAGTAAATTAGACGAAAATGAAAGAGCAACTATAACAAGATTAATGAAGGTTAAAGATATTATTCAAGAAAAATAG
- a CDS encoding ECF transporter S component — translation MDKSLKNLIYCALLTSLVIVGTIIIRIPIPAVSGYINFGDLFIFLGASLFGPIVGALAGGIGSALADILSGGAQWALFSLIIKGLMGLVVGKLAYKNKFYGYKNLIGTILAIIILVIGYYISGSLIIGSFITGLTSIPYDLLQGIISSVIYFIMGGRILKLKFKKGE, via the coding sequence ATGGATAAAAGTTTAAAAAATTTAATTTACTGTGCCCTATTAACTTCATTGGTAATAGTAGGCACAATAATTATAAGAATTCCAATTCCGGCAGTTTCAGGCTACATAAATTTTGGAGATTTATTTATATTTTTAGGAGCTAGTTTATTTGGACCTATTGTTGGGGCTTTAGCTGGTGGAATAGGCTCAGCTTTAGCTGATATATTATCTGGTGGTGCACAATGGGCATTATTTTCCTTAATTATAAAAGGGTTAATGGGACTTGTTGTAGGAAAACTTGCTTATAAGAATAAATTTTATGGATATAAAAATTTAATTGGAACAATTTTAGCGATAATTATTCTCGTTATTGGGTATTATATATCTGGATCATTAATAATAGGAAGTTTTATTACTGGTTTAACATCAATACCATATGATTTATTACAGGGAATTATTTCCTCTGTAATATATTTTATTATGGGCGGAAGAATATTAAAACTGAAGTTTAAAAAAGGTGAGTAA
- a CDS encoding folate family ECF transporter S component, giving the protein MSIIKEWFNIEELKNVRNLVICAIMVALNVVLSLFEIPLFGNTIMIGFQFLALVVVGYLYGPMPAAIVGGIGDIIGAMLFPKGIFFPGFTLNAMVEGFIYGVFFYKKQVDIKRIMVAFFIQLILVSFIMTPTWIYILYSKNLLLTKMVYITKIGKYPIDVLITYLFLKILNRSGVLKK; this is encoded by the coding sequence ATGTCAATTATAAAAGAGTGGTTTAATATAGAAGAGCTTAAAAATGTAAGAAATTTAGTTATATGTGCAATAATGGTCGCTTTAAATGTAGTGTTGAGTCTTTTTGAAATACCCTTATTTGGAAATACAATAATGATAGGTTTTCAATTTTTAGCATTGGTAGTTGTTGGTTATTTATATGGACCTATGCCTGCTGCAATAGTAGGAGGAATAGGTGATATTATAGGGGCAATGTTATTTCCTAAAGGGATATTTTTCCCTGGATTTACTTTAAATGCTATGGTTGAAGGCTTTATATATGGAGTATTTTTTTATAAAAAACAAGTGGATATTAAAAGGATAATGGTTGCTTTCTTTATACAATTAATCTTAGTTTCTTTTATAATGACGCCTACTTGGATTTATATTTTATATTCAAAAAATTTATTATTGACAAAAATGGTATATATAACTAAAATTGGGAAATATCCAATAGATGTATTAATCACTTATTTATTTTTGAAAATATTAAATAGAAGTGGGGTATTAAAGAAATAA
- the gpmA gene encoding 2,3-diphosphoglycerate-dependent phosphoglycerate mutase: MKKIVFVRHGQSEWNLENKFTGWVDVDLSEEGYNQAENAGKKIKEAGLEFDLAFTSVLKRAIKTCHIVLEESNQLWIPEIKSWRLNERHYGALQGLNKKETAEKYGDEKVHQWRRSYDVLPPLLNSEEQVFDRKYANLPKGTVPLGENLKVTLERVIPFWEDQIAPLVLDNKTILVAAHGNSLRALVKHIEGISDEEIMKLEIPTGEPLVLELNDDLTINKKYYL, translated from the coding sequence ATGAAAAAAATAGTTTTCGTTAGACATGGCCAAAGTGAATGGAATTTGGAAAATAAATTTACCGGTTGGGTAGATGTGGATTTAAGTGAGGAAGGTTATAACCAGGCAGAAAATGCAGGTAAAAAAATTAAAGAAGCTGGACTTGAATTTGATTTAGCCTTTACTTCTGTATTGAAAAGAGCCATTAAAACCTGTCATATTGTATTGGAAGAATCTAACCAGTTATGGATTCCCGAAATTAAATCTTGGAGATTAAATGAAAGACATTATGGTGCATTACAAGGATTAAATAAAAAAGAAACAGCAGAAAAATATGGTGATGAAAAAGTTCATCAATGGAGAAGGTCCTATGATGTGCTTCCACCGCTATTAAATAGTGAAGAACAGGTATTTGATAGAAAATATGCAAATTTGCCAAAGGGAACAGTTCCACTTGGAGAAAATTTAAAAGTTACCTTGGAAAGGGTAATACCTTTCTGGGAAGATCAAATAGCACCTTTAGTATTAGATAATAAAACAATTTTAGTGGCTGCTCATGGAAACTCATTAAGAGCTTTAGTAAAACATATTGAAGGAATTTCAGATGAAGAAATTATGAAGTTGGAAATACCAACAGGAGAACCTTTAGTATTAGAACTAAATGATGATTTAACTATAAATAAAAAATATTATCTATAA
- a CDS encoding ISL3 family transposase, translating into MSTSNYILDFLGIKDKNIKFIKFSNNMRKNNVTYKVIDAKLSYTPNVCPICGNMDKNAIIKHGNKISNIKLLPLNGDPTILKLRKQRFFCKECSHTFTAKTNIVEKNCFISNRVKLHITENLTMKISQKDIARLNYVSSNTVSRSLEANYKAFRVNKSYLPETLCFDEFKSTKDAKGSMSFIFCNGDRKNFNIIDIVENRTLPYLTKYFRKFTYKARANVKYICIDIYKPYMSLIKDVFPNAQIVLDKFHIVNLIGRALLKTRIEIMKNFSTSSIEYKRLKRYWKLIQKDSSKLDIIHFSKWTHFNKWKSTSDVVNETIAVDDNLKKTYEVYQILLSDIRCENSKRLREHLTLFKDTVSEQMEVAINTLLKYFEYVKNTLSTNITNGPLEGTNNLIKSIKRIVFGYRSFYNFRNRVFIIKNLMKPIKNYQATI; encoded by the coding sequence ATGTCTACAAGTAATTATATCTTAGATTTCTTAGGAATAAAAGATAAGAATATTAAATTTATTAAATTCAGCAATAACATGAGAAAGAACAATGTAACATATAAAGTTATAGACGCTAAACTTTCTTATACTCCTAATGTTTGTCCAATTTGTGGAAATATGGACAAGAATGCAATTATTAAGCACGGAAATAAAATATCAAATATTAAACTTCTTCCACTAAATGGAGATCCTACTATTTTAAAATTAAGAAAACAAAGATTTTTTTGTAAAGAATGTTCTCATACTTTTACAGCAAAAACCAATATTGTAGAGAAAAATTGTTTTATTTCAAATAGGGTAAAATTACATATAACTGAAAATCTAACTATGAAAATAAGTCAAAAGGATATTGCTAGGTTAAATTACGTATCTTCTAATACTGTTAGTCGTTCTTTAGAGGCTAATTATAAGGCTTTTAGAGTTAACAAGTCATATCTGCCTGAAACTTTGTGTTTTGATGAATTCAAATCCACTAAAGATGCTAAGGGCAGTATGAGCTTTATCTTTTGTAATGGTGATAGGAAGAATTTTAATATTATAGATATTGTTGAAAATCGTACTCTCCCTTATTTAACTAAATATTTTAGAAAGTTTACCTATAAAGCAAGAGCAAATGTGAAATATATTTGTATAGATATATATAAACCTTATATGTCATTAATTAAGGATGTTTTTCCTAATGCTCAAATAGTTTTAGATAAGTTTCATATTGTAAATCTTATTGGCAGGGCTTTGTTAAAAACAAGGATTGAAATAATGAAAAACTTTAGTACTTCCTCTATTGAATATAAAAGACTAAAAAGATATTGGAAGCTAATTCAAAAGGATTCTTCTAAACTTGATATAATCCACTTTAGTAAATGGACACATTTTAATAAGTGGAAAAGCACATCTGATGTAGTAAATGAAACTATAGCCGTTGATGATAATTTAAAGAAAACATATGAGGTTTATCAAATTCTTTTATCTGATATTAGATGTGAAAATTCTAAAAGATTAAGGGAACATTTAACTTTATTTAAGGATACAGTAAGTGAACAAATGGAAGTAGCTATAAACACCTTGTTAAAATATTTTGAATATGTGAAAAACACTTTAAGTACGAACATTACAAATGGACCCTTGGAAGGTACTAATAATCTTATTAAAAGTATAAAAAGAATAGTTTTTGGATATAGGTCATTTTATAATTTTAGAAATAGAGTTTTTATAATTAAAAATTTAATGAAGCCAATAAAGAATTATCAGGCAACTATATAG
- a CDS encoding Fur family transcriptional regulator: MDTDNLKNMLIEADIRPTFQRLKILEYLNLNHTHPTVDEIYINLCPIIPTLSKTTVYNTLKSFVKANIVDEIKIENTEIRYDIITEPHGHFKCKKCGTIYNFHFPYNLVDSEDLKDFEIDSKNIYLSGTCPKCQDADI, encoded by the coding sequence ATGGATACGGATAACTTAAAAAATATGTTAATTGAAGCGGATATTAGGCCTACTTTTCAAAGGTTAAAAATCTTAGAATATCTTAATTTAAATCATACACATCCTACTGTTGACGAAATATATATTAATTTATGCCCTATTATACCGACACTTTCTAAAACAACGGTATACAATACTTTAAAATCATTTGTTAAGGCAAATATTGTAGATGAAATAAAAATAGAGAATACGGAAATTAGATATGATATTATAACAGAACCTCATGGCCATTTTAAATGTAAAAAATGTGGTACAATTTATAATTTCCATTTTCCATATAATTTAGTTGATTCTGAAGATTTAAAAGATTTTGAAATAGATAGTAAAAATATATATTTAAGCGGTACTTGTCCAAAATGTCAAGATGCTGACATATAG
- the uraA gene encoding uracil permease translates to MSKRIIHVDEKVPFGMLVPLSIQHTFAMFGASVLVPIVLKFDPAIVLLMNGIGTLMFIFITKKKAPAYLGSSFAFLGPAGIIMSSMGAEYAQGAFVAIGILGCLLALIIYKFGTDWINVVLPPAAMGAVVSLIGFELAGATVKGGQIGAEIMTENASTEHIVVFLVTLLVAVIGSVVFKKFLATIPILIAIIVGYLVAFALGLVDFTPVLEAKLFTLPTFRLPAFDMKAILTMLPVILVITSEHISHQVVTSNIIGRNLIKDPGLHRSIFADNFSTAVSGMVGGVPTTTYGENIGVMAVTGVYSVYVIAGAAVISILMAFIGPLSALIQTIPGDVIGGVTFLLYGMIGSSGIRLLVDEKVDYSKSKNLILTSVVFVTGLSGLQINFAGIQLSGMVLSSLVAVILSLLFYIFDRLGLMNE, encoded by the coding sequence ATGTCAAAGAGAATTATTCATGTAGATGAAAAAGTGCCATTTGGGATGTTAGTACCACTAAGTATACAACATACATTTGCTATGTTTGGTGCGTCTGTATTAGTTCCTATTGTTTTAAAATTCGACCCGGCTATTGTTTTATTAATGAATGGTATAGGTACCTTGATGTTTATTTTTATTACTAAAAAGAAAGCTCCAGCTTATTTAGGTTCAAGTTTTGCTTTTTTAGGACCAGCCGGAATAATAATGAGTTCAATGGGAGCAGAATATGCTCAAGGGGCTTTTGTTGCTATTGGAATTTTAGGTTGTTTATTAGCTTTAATTATTTATAAGTTTGGAACGGATTGGATTAATGTTGTTCTGCCTCCAGCTGCAATGGGAGCAGTAGTTTCCTTAATAGGTTTTGAACTGGCAGGAGCCACAGTAAAAGGTGGACAGATTGGTGCAGAAATTATGACTGAAAATGCATCTACAGAACATATAGTTGTATTTTTAGTAACCTTGTTAGTAGCTGTAATTGGTTCGGTTGTATTTAAAAAATTCTTAGCAACTATTCCAATTCTAATAGCTATAATAGTAGGTTACTTAGTAGCTTTTGCCTTAGGATTAGTTGATTTTACACCTGTTTTAGAGGCGAAACTATTCACTCTACCAACATTTAGACTACCTGCTTTTGATATGAAGGCAATTTTAACGATGTTACCTGTTATTTTAGTTATTACATCGGAACATATTAGCCATCAAGTTGTTACTAGTAATATAATTGGTAGAAACTTAATAAAAGATCCGGGACTTCATAGAAGTATATTTGCTGATAATTTTTCAACGGCAGTGTCTGGAATGGTAGGAGGAGTTCCTACTACAACTTATGGGGAAAATATTGGGGTAATGGCAGTTACAGGAGTGTATTCTGTTTATGTTATAGCCGGTGCTGCAGTTATATCTATATTAATGGCATTTATAGGACCATTATCTGCATTGATTCAAACAATTCCGGGAGATGTTATAGGTGGAGTAACATTCTTATTATATGGTATGATAGGTTCTTCAGGAATAAGGTTACTAGTAGATGAAAAAGTTGATTATAGTAAATCTAAAAATTTAATATTAACTTCAGTAGTATTTGTTACAGGCTTAAGTGGTTTACAAATTAATTTTGCAGGAATACAATTATCCGGTATGGTATTGTCCTCACTAGTAGCGGTAATTTTAAGTTTGCTATTCTATATATTTGATAGATTAGGCTTAATGAATGAATAA
- a CDS encoding ribonuclease H-like domain-containing protein yields the protein MKYKTEFTNSLKKDQLVLSVNSTGINRKKNKIFLINLITDKNQIIQYFIDENSKDDLKEFVNIIGNKKLITFNGESFDIPFLKELLKNNSLDLIDYSNFDIYLFLKKYNFNPQKNYSIKNVYTNLCNKDYKLGNIKDNIKLYKNYLENKDSKSLEKLLYEGRLSVIYRYEILNSLMDNLKNDEIYFNIYDLNFKVAPYNFKINKNILNVSLYNLQENTFELEFNSKYYSISNGENLLNLKFKVLTGLIDSETDATCVIYPDNFNIKNIYPNIKENLIPIFVDGKYNLNLIKNIVIDSLKNIKNYA from the coding sequence ATGAAATATAAGACAGAATTTACAAATAGTTTAAAAAAAGATCAACTTGTTCTCTCAGTCAATTCAACAGGAATTAATAGAAAAAAGAACAAAATATTTTTAATTAATTTAATTACAGATAAAAATCAAATTATTCAATATTTTATTGATGAAAATTCTAAAGATGACTTAAAAGAGTTTGTTAATATTATAGGTAATAAAAAATTAATTACCTTTAATGGTGAGTCCTTTGACATACCATTTTTAAAAGAGTTGTTAAAGAATAATTCTTTAGATTTAATAGATTATAGTAATTTTGATATTTATTTGTTTTTAAAAAAATATAATTTTAACCCACAAAAAAATTATAGCATAAAAAATGTATATACAAATTTATGCAATAAAGATTATAAGTTAGGAAATATTAAAGATAATATAAAGTTATATAAAAATTATTTAGAAAATAAAGATTCTAAATCTTTGGAAAAGCTACTATATGAAGGTAGATTATCTGTAATCTACAGATACGAAATATTAAATTCTTTAATGGATAATTTAAAAAATGATGAAATTTATTTTAATATTTATGATTTAAACTTTAAAGTAGCGCCCTATAATTTCAAAATAAATAAAAATATTTTAAATGTTTCTTTGTATAATTTACAAGAAAATACTTTTGAACTGGAATTTAATTCTAAATATTATTCAATTAGTAATGGTGAAAATTTATTAAATTTGAAATTTAAAGTTCTTACCGGTTTAATTGACTCTGAAACAGATGCTACATGTGTAATTTATCCGGATAATTTTAATATAAAAAATATATATCCTAATATTAAAGAAAATCTTATACCGATATTTGTAGATGGAAAATATAATCTAAATCTTATTAAAAATATTGTAATTGACAGTTTAAAAAATATAAAAAACTATGCATAA
- a CDS encoding cell wall-binding repeat-containing protein encodes MKKKKILSLLLLSTILVNTFTISYATELETKDETFPTYEEETSDTIEKEDVEPTNIKDTTPTNSNENLSTGEGLYGSNVDNSIDEGSVLEDFLDSDTIIKRISGNTRIETAISVSKFQNIQADKVIIADARKYADALSGSSLTFGEYPILLVDRVINSSIINEIIRLKAKEIIILGGENSISSNVESQLNNIANVEKVTRISGADRFDTSVQISKKTVNNNLIVASGESFPDALSASILAINKADLVLTNKNKIPNSLAYSLQEFTGDSISLVGGVSTINNDVLNNIKNTTNLNSINRISGSNRFDTSTKVASSVVNNGTVIIASGESFPDALSASTLAQKINAPILLVEKYVMDNSVINYIKNNNIIKAIVLGGSNTISENTMNNIERLITGQDVVNNTKPISLGEYVVINSEQNTYISPDLNSKVVGKFTNKLILKVLDQNDTWAKVNYDTTTGWVEKKYLSNYSPLNFGKVVNDVPYISQLKPVYAPNGCEPTSLLMGLQGKGYTDIGLRAFLDNMPKHSSNPQKGYVGIPYNSVSDKFQTIDPEPLANYGKKYGNVVNIQGASINDIIREIQNGNTVVAYVTLFWNNPTYKTLPIEGKNARRIWNNHVVLITGYDPKADSFYIADPYNHEKAGANRSKSFYYWKNRSIVEKLYNYRKFAVVIR; translated from the coding sequence ATGAAAAAGAAAAAAATATTATCGTTACTTTTACTATCAACTATTTTAGTTAATACTTTTACTATCTCGTATGCAACTGAGCTAGAAACAAAGGATGAAACTTTTCCAACATATGAGGAAGAGACTTCTGATACTATAGAAAAAGAGGATGTAGAACCAACAAATATAAAAGATACAACTCCTACTAATAGTAATGAAAACTTAAGTACAGGTGAAGGTCTATATGGCTCAAATGTAGATAATTCCATTGACGAAGGTTCGGTTTTAGAGGACTTTTTAGACTCTGATACCATTATAAAAAGAATTTCCGGAAACACTAGAATAGAAACAGCTATATCTGTAAGTAAATTTCAAAATATTCAAGCTGACAAAGTAATAATAGCCGATGCTAGAAAATACGCAGATGCTTTAAGTGGTTCCAGTTTAACCTTTGGAGAATATCCTATACTTTTAGTTGATAGAGTAATTAATAGTTCTATTATAAATGAAATTATAAGATTAAAGGCTAAGGAAATTATTATTTTAGGTGGAGAAAATTCAATTAGCTCAAATGTTGAAAGTCAATTAAATAATATAGCAAATGTAGAAAAAGTAACCCGTATTTCCGGAGCTGATAGATTTGATACTTCTGTTCAAATAAGTAAAAAGACTGTTAATAACAATTTAATAGTAGCTTCCGGTGAATCTTTCCCAGATGCCTTATCGGCTTCTATTTTAGCTATAAACAAGGCTGACCTAGTACTTACTAACAAAAATAAAATTCCAAATAGTCTTGCCTATTCACTTCAAGAATTTACTGGAGATAGTATAAGTTTAGTAGGTGGAGTTTCAACTATTAATAACGATGTATTAAACAACATTAAAAATACTACAAATTTAAATTCTATTAATCGAATATCTGGTTCTAATAGATTTGATACAAGTACAAAAGTTGCATCTAGCGTTGTAAATAATGGTACTGTAATAATAGCTTCCGGCGAATCTTTCCCTGATGCCTTATCAGCTTCAACGTTGGCACAAAAAATTAATGCACCAATACTATTAGTAGAAAAATATGTAATGGATAATTCTGTTATTAACTATATAAAAAATAATAATATTATAAAGGCAATAGTACTAGGTGGTAGTAACACTATTTCTGAAAATACCATGAATAATATTGAAAGACTTATTACAGGACAAGATGTAGTAAATAATACAAAACCTATAAGCCTTGGAGAATATGTTGTAATTAATAGTGAACAAAACACCTATATTTCTCCGGATTTAAATTCTAAAGTAGTTGGAAAATTTACTAATAAACTAATTTTAAAAGTCTTAGACCAAAATGATACTTGGGCTAAAGTAAATTATGATACAACTACCGGCTGGGTAGAGAAAAAATATCTTTCAAATTACTCACCGCTTAATTTTGGAAAAGTAGTTAATGATGTTCCCTATATAAGTCAATTAAAACCAGTTTACGCACCAAATGGTTGTGAACCAACCTCTCTTTTAATGGGACTACAGGGTAAGGGTTATACAGATATCGGGTTAAGAGCATTTTTAGACAATATGCCAAAACACTCAAGTAATCCACAAAAAGGATATGTTGGAATACCTTATAATTCTGTATCTGACAAATTCCAAACAATAGATCCTGAACCTTTGGCTAATTATGGAAAGAAATATGGAAATGTAGTTAATATTCAAGGAGCATCTATTAACGATATTATCCGAGAAATTCAAAATGGTAATACAGTTGTAGCCTATGTTACATTGTTTTGGAATAATCCAACCTATAAAACATTGCCTATTGAAGGGAAAAATGCTAGAAGAATTTGGAACAACCATGTTGTTTTGATTACAGGCTATGACCCTAAAGCCGATTCATTTTATATAGCAGATCCCTACAATCATGAAAAAGCCGGTGCCAATAGAAGTAAATCATTTTATTATTGGAAAAATCGCAGTATTGTAGAAAAATTATATAATTATAGAAAGTTTGCAGTAGTAATAAGATAA
- a CDS encoding cysteine desulfurase family protein codes for MIYLDNAATTKVDDSAIEKMIDVMKNNFGNPSALYDFGHKAEKILNNARKFLADSLGVKEKEVYFTSSGTESNNIAILGNYSGNKNDEYITSEIEHSSVFNPYHEISERKVIILKVNSNGFINLDDLENAVNENTKLVSIMHVNNELGTIQDLEKIGEIIKRKNKNTIFHVDGIQGFGKIPIDINKCKIDLYTISGHKIHGPKGIGAIYIRENVKVKPILFGGGQERNISPGTENMPGIVALGEMSKIAYENIENNFKKVYNIKKYLMEKLLNIEDTIINSTLENSSPYILSVSFKDIRAEVLLHYLEMEEIYISTGSACGKNKKSRVIEAINLPKGYEDGTIRISFSKYTTIEEIDVFYNSLVKYIKEIRSVIRRN; via the coding sequence ATGATATATTTAGATAATGCAGCAACTACAAAAGTTGATGATAGTGCAATAGAAAAAATGATAGATGTAATGAAAAATAACTTTGGAAATCCTTCTGCTTTATATGATTTTGGTCATAAGGCAGAAAAAATCTTAAACAATGCTAGGAAATTTTTAGCAGACTCATTAGGTGTAAAAGAAAAGGAAGTTTATTTTACTTCTTCCGGAACCGAAAGTAATAATATAGCTATTTTAGGAAATTATTCAGGAAATAAAAACGATGAATATATTACTAGTGAAATAGAACATTCTTCAGTTTTCAATCCTTATCATGAAATTAGTGAAAGAAAAGTAATAATATTAAAAGTTAATTCTAATGGATTTATAAATTTAGATGATTTAGAAAATGCAGTTAATGAAAATACTAAATTAGTTTCAATTATGCATGTTAATAATGAATTAGGGACTATACAGGATTTAGAAAAAATTGGTGAAATAATTAAAAGAAAAAACAAAAATACAATTTTTCATGTTGATGGAATTCAGGGATTTGGGAAAATTCCTATAGATATTAACAAATGCAAAATTGACCTATACACAATAAGTGGACATAAGATACATGGACCTAAGGGGATAGGAGCTATTTATATTAGGGAGAATGTAAAAGTTAAACCAATATTATTTGGCGGTGGACAGGAGAGAAATATTTCTCCAGGCACTGAAAATATGCCTGGAATAGTTGCTTTAGGGGAAATGTCTAAAATAGCATATGAAAATATAGAGAATAATTTTAAAAAAGTTTATAATATTAAAAAATATTTAATGGAGAAATTATTAAATATTGAAGATACTATTATAAATTCAACTTTAGAAAATTCAAGTCCTTATATTTTAAGTGTATCTTTTAAAGATATTAGAGCAGAAGTTTTATTACATTATTTGGAAATGGAAGAAATATATATTTCAACAGGTTCTGCCTGTGGAAAAAACAAAAAAAGCAGAGTAATTGAAGCTATTAATTTACCTAAGGGCTATGAAGATGGTACAATAAGAATATCTTTTTCAAAATATACTACTATTGAAGAAATTGATGTTTTTTATAATAGTTTGGTAAAATATATTAAAGAAATTAGAAGTGTTATTAGGAGGAATTAA
- the thiI gene encoding tRNA uracil 4-sulfurtransferase ThiI, translating to MNWYISVSFGELTLKGNNRKVFEDRAVKKVLNSIKEFNVEKHYKEQGKLYVKANKDDFPEMIKSIKKVFGIIYISPCLKVEKDIEEMEKGIVEFVKEKNITEKSTFKVEVNRVDKSFKLKSPELNPKLGGAVLKQFGDLLKVDVHNPDFKIYVDVKQNVYIYSDRTKGWGGLPIGSSGRGLLLLSGGIDSPVAGFLLAKRGVEISALHFHSYPFTSDRSVEKVKDLAKLLSYYTGKITMYSINLLPIQKEINEKCREREMTILSRRFMMRIGEKLSQKYEYDALITGESLGQVASQTIQGVSVINQAVEMPILRPLIAMDKTEIIEISREIGTYETSILPFEDCCTVFLPRRPVTKPRLRDIQASEKNLDVDKLVDEAIENMEIFKIEE from the coding sequence ATGAACTGGTATATATCAGTTAGTTTTGGAGAATTGACCTTAAAGGGAAATAATAGAAAAGTTTTTGAAGACAGGGCAGTAAAGAAAGTATTAAATTCTATAAAGGAATTTAATGTTGAGAAACATTATAAAGAACAGGGTAAACTTTATGTTAAAGCAAATAAAGATGATTTTCCGGAAATGATAAAGTCAATAAAAAAAGTTTTTGGAATAATCTATATTAGCCCTTGTTTAAAAGTTGAAAAAGACATTGAGGAAATGGAAAAAGGGATTGTAGAATTTGTAAAAGAAAAAAACATTACAGAGAAATCTACCTTTAAAGTAGAAGTAAATAGAGTCGATAAGAGTTTTAAACTTAAATCGCCGGAGTTAAATCCTAAATTAGGAGGGGCAGTTTTAAAACAATTTGGAGATTTATTAAAAGTAGATGTTCACAATCCGGACTTTAAGATATATGTTGATGTAAAACAAAATGTATATATTTATTCAGACAGAACTAAAGGCTGGGGAGGTTTGCCTATAGGAAGTTCTGGAAGAGGTCTTTTACTTTTATCTGGAGGAATAGATAGCCCTGTTGCAGGTTTTTTACTTGCTAAAAGAGGAGTAGAAATTTCAGCATTACATTTTCATAGCTATCCTTTTACTTCAGATAGATCTGTAGAAAAAGTAAAGGATTTAGCAAAACTGTTATCTTATTATACAGGTAAAATTACCATGTACAGTATTAATTTATTACCAATTCAAAAAGAGATTAATGAAAAATGTAGGGAAAGGGAAATGACTATTCTTTCTCGTAGGTTTATGATGAGAATAGGTGAAAAATTATCACAAAAATATGAATATGACGCCTTAATTACAGGTGAAAGTCTAGGTCAAGTTGCAAGCCAGACAATTCAAGGGGTTTCAGTAATTAATCAAGCTGTGGAAATGCCGATACTAAGACCGTTAATTGCAATGGACAAAACGGAAATAATAGAAATATCCAGAGAAATAGGAACCTATGAAACTTCCATTTTACCTTTTGAAGATTGTTGTACGGTATTTTTACCAAGAAGGCCTGTAACAAAACCTAGATTAAGAGATATACAAGCAAGTGAAAAGAATTTAGATGTAGATAAATTAGTAGATGAAGCAATAGAAAATATGGAAATATTTAAAATAGAAGAATAA